In the Sphaerodactylus townsendi isolate TG3544 linkage group LG10, MPM_Stown_v2.3, whole genome shotgun sequence genome, one interval contains:
- the CBR4 gene encoding 3-oxoacyl-[acyl-carrier-protein] reductase isoform X4, producing the protein MSKVCAIFGGSRGIGQATAQLLAQKGYCLAVVARNLDTAQATAKNLGAGHLAFSCDVSKEEDVKDTFSQIEKSLGYVNYLVNAAGINRDGLLLRTKVDEMVSQLHTNLLGTMLTCKVAVKNMIQQQGGAIVNVGSIVGLKGNSGQSVYSASKAGLAGFSRSLAKEVARKNIRVNMIAPGFIHTDMTAHLKEDQLRKTIPLGRFGEPQEIAKAIVFLLESPYITGHVLVVDGGESRP; encoded by the exons ATGTCAAAGGTTTGCGCCATTTTTGGAGGATCTCGAGGGATTGGACAGGCTACTGCACAGCTACTAGCACAGAAAGGTTATTGTCTAGCTGTTGTTGCAAGAAATCTGGATACTGCTCAAGCCACTGCAAAAAATCTCGGAG CAGGTCATCTAGCATTTAGTTGTGAtgtttccaaagaagaagacgTCAAAGATACATTTAGCCAAATAGAGAAGAGTTTAGGTTATGTAAACTATTTGGTTAATGCTGCGGGCATCAACAG GGATGGCTTGCTGTTGCGAACCAAGGTTGATGAAATGGTATCCCAGCTTCACACCAATCTTTTGGGAACAATGTTGACCTGCAAAGTTGCTGTGAAGAATATGATCCAACAGCAGGGTGGTGCTATTGTTAACGTAG gaAGTATAGTTGGACTGAAGGGCAATTCTGGCCAGTCTGTATACAGTGCCAGCAAAGCTGGATTAGCTGGATTTTCACGCTCTCTTGCTAAAGAAGTAGCCAGAAAAAACATTCGAGTCAACATGATTGCTCCTG GTTTCATTCATACGGATATGACAGCTCATTTGAAAGAAGATCAGTTGAGGAAAACCATTCCTCTTGGAAGATTTGGGGAGCCTCAAGAAATTGCCAAAGCAATTGTATTTCTtctggagtctccttacataaCAGGACATGTTCTGGTTGTAGATGGAG
- the CBR4 gene encoding 3-oxoacyl-[acyl-carrier-protein] reductase isoform X2 — protein sequence MSKVCAIFGGSRGIGQATAQLLAQKGYCLAVVARNLDTAQATAKNLGAGHLAFSCDVSKEEDVKDTFSQIEKSLGYVNYLVNAAGINRDGLLLRTKVDEMVSQLHTNLLGTMLTCKVAVKNMIQQQGGAIVNVGSIVGLKGNSGQSVYSASKAGLAGFSRSLAKEVARKNIRVNMIAPGFIHTDMTAHLKEDQLRKTIPLGRFGEPQEIAKAIVFLLESPYITGHVLVVDGENLRMRHT from the exons ATGTCAAAGGTTTGCGCCATTTTTGGAGGATCTCGAGGGATTGGACAGGCTACTGCACAGCTACTAGCACAGAAAGGTTATTGTCTAGCTGTTGTTGCAAGAAATCTGGATACTGCTCAAGCCACTGCAAAAAATCTCGGAG CAGGTCATCTAGCATTTAGTTGTGAtgtttccaaagaagaagacgTCAAAGATACATTTAGCCAAATAGAGAAGAGTTTAGGTTATGTAAACTATTTGGTTAATGCTGCGGGCATCAACAG GGATGGCTTGCTGTTGCGAACCAAGGTTGATGAAATGGTATCCCAGCTTCACACCAATCTTTTGGGAACAATGTTGACCTGCAAAGTTGCTGTGAAGAATATGATCCAACAGCAGGGTGGTGCTATTGTTAACGTAG gaAGTATAGTTGGACTGAAGGGCAATTCTGGCCAGTCTGTATACAGTGCCAGCAAAGCTGGATTAGCTGGATTTTCACGCTCTCTTGCTAAAGAAGTAGCCAGAAAAAACATTCGAGTCAACATGATTGCTCCTG GTTTCATTCATACGGATATGACAGCTCATTTGAAAGAAGATCAGTTGAGGAAAACCATTCCTCTTGGAAGATTTGGGGAGCCTCAAGAAATTGCCAAAGCAATTGTATTTCTtctggagtctccttacataaCAGGACATGTTCTGGTTGTAGATGGAG
- the CBR4 gene encoding 3-oxoacyl-[acyl-carrier-protein] reductase isoform X1: MSKVCAIFGGSRGIGQATAQLLAQKGYCLAVVARNLDTAQATAKNLGAGHLAFSCDVSKEEDVKDTFSQIEKSLGYVNYLVNAAGINRDGLLLRTKVDEMVSQLHTNLLGTMLTCKVAVKNMIQQQGGAIVNVGSIVGLKGNSGQSVYSASKAGLAGFSRSLAKEVARKNIRVNMIAPGFIHTDMTAHLKEDQLRKTIPLGRFGEPQEIAKAIVFLLESPYITGHVLVVDGARGEGNKMVPWAK, translated from the exons ATGTCAAAGGTTTGCGCCATTTTTGGAGGATCTCGAGGGATTGGACAGGCTACTGCACAGCTACTAGCACAGAAAGGTTATTGTCTAGCTGTTGTTGCAAGAAATCTGGATACTGCTCAAGCCACTGCAAAAAATCTCGGAG CAGGTCATCTAGCATTTAGTTGTGAtgtttccaaagaagaagacgTCAAAGATACATTTAGCCAAATAGAGAAGAGTTTAGGTTATGTAAACTATTTGGTTAATGCTGCGGGCATCAACAG GGATGGCTTGCTGTTGCGAACCAAGGTTGATGAAATGGTATCCCAGCTTCACACCAATCTTTTGGGAACAATGTTGACCTGCAAAGTTGCTGTGAAGAATATGATCCAACAGCAGGGTGGTGCTATTGTTAACGTAG gaAGTATAGTTGGACTGAAGGGCAATTCTGGCCAGTCTGTATACAGTGCCAGCAAAGCTGGATTAGCTGGATTTTCACGCTCTCTTGCTAAAGAAGTAGCCAGAAAAAACATTCGAGTCAACATGATTGCTCCTG GTTTCATTCATACGGATATGACAGCTCATTTGAAAGAAGATCAGTTGAGGAAAACCATTCCTCTTGGAAGATTTGGGGAGCCTCAAGAAATTGCCAAAGCAATTGTATTTCTtctggagtctccttacataaCAGGACATGTTCTGGTTGTAGATGGAG
- the CBR4 gene encoding 3-oxoacyl-[acyl-carrier-protein] reductase isoform X3, translated as MSKVCAIFGGSRGIGQATAQLLAQKGYCLAVVARNLDTAQATAKNLGAGHLAFSCDVSKEEDVKDTFSQIEKSLGYVNYLVNAAGINRDGLLLRTKVDEMVSQLHTNLLGTMLTCKVAVKNMIQQQGGAIVNVGSIVGLKGNSGQSVYSASKAGLAGFSRSLAKEVARKNIRVNMIAPGFIHTDMTAHLKEDQLRKTIPLGRFGEPQEIAKAIVFLLESPYITGHVLVVDGGLQLMI; from the exons ATGTCAAAGGTTTGCGCCATTTTTGGAGGATCTCGAGGGATTGGACAGGCTACTGCACAGCTACTAGCACAGAAAGGTTATTGTCTAGCTGTTGTTGCAAGAAATCTGGATACTGCTCAAGCCACTGCAAAAAATCTCGGAG CAGGTCATCTAGCATTTAGTTGTGAtgtttccaaagaagaagacgTCAAAGATACATTTAGCCAAATAGAGAAGAGTTTAGGTTATGTAAACTATTTGGTTAATGCTGCGGGCATCAACAG GGATGGCTTGCTGTTGCGAACCAAGGTTGATGAAATGGTATCCCAGCTTCACACCAATCTTTTGGGAACAATGTTGACCTGCAAAGTTGCTGTGAAGAATATGATCCAACAGCAGGGTGGTGCTATTGTTAACGTAG gaAGTATAGTTGGACTGAAGGGCAATTCTGGCCAGTCTGTATACAGTGCCAGCAAAGCTGGATTAGCTGGATTTTCACGCTCTCTTGCTAAAGAAGTAGCCAGAAAAAACATTCGAGTCAACATGATTGCTCCTG GTTTCATTCATACGGATATGACAGCTCATTTGAAAGAAGATCAGTTGAGGAAAACCATTCCTCTTGGAAGATTTGGGGAGCCTCAAGAAATTGCCAAAGCAATTGTATTTCTtctggagtctccttacataaCAGGACATGTTCTGGTTGTAGATGGAGGTTTGCAACTTATGATTTAA